A genomic stretch from Saccharomyces paradoxus chromosome XVI, complete sequence includes:
- the DAP1 gene encoding Dap1p (Heme-binding protein~similar to YPL170W): MSFIKNLLFGGVKTSEDPTGLTGNGSSNTDNSSKANEPVVAGNFFPRTLSKFNGHDDEKIFIAIRGKVYDCTRGRQFYGPSGPYTNFAGHDASRGLALNSFDLDVIKDWDQPIDPLHDLTKEQIDALDEWQEHFENKYPCIGTLIPEPGVNV; this comes from the coding sequence ATGtctttcattaaaaacTTGCTATTTGGAGGTGTTAAAACAAGTGAGGATCCAACCGGACTCACAGGTAACGGGAGCTCCAACACAGACAATTCTAGTAAAGCTAATGAACCAGTAGTAGCCGGTAATTTCTTTCCTAGGACGCTTTCCAAATTCAATGGCCATGACGAtgagaaaatatttattgCTATTAGGGGCAAAGTGTACGACTGTACAAGGGGAAGGCAGTTTTACGGTCCAAGCGGGCCATACACTAACTTTGCAGGTCACGATGCGTCGCGTGGTCTGGCACTGAACTCCTTTGATCTGGACGTTATCAAAGATTGGGACCAGCCTATCGATCCTTTACATGACCTGACAAAAGAGCAGATCGACGCGCTAGATGAGTGGCAAGAGCATTTTGAGAATAAGTATCCTTGCATTGGTACTTTGATTCCGGAGCCAGGCGTGAACGTATGA
- the OYE3 gene encoding NADPH dehydrogenase (Conserved NADPH oxidoreductase containing flavin mononucleotide (FMN)~similar to YPL171C): MPFVKDFEPVSLRDTNLFEPIKIGNTLLPHRVVMAPLTRMRATHPGNVPNKEWAAVYYGQRAQRPGTMIITEGTFISPQAGGYDNVPGIWSDEQVAEWKNIFRAIHDCRSYAWVQLWSLGWASFPDVLARDGLRYDCASDTVHINATLQEKANEVNNPEHSLTKDDIKQYVKDYIHTAKNSIAAGADGVEIHSANGYLLNQFLDPHSNKRTDEYGGTIENRARFTLEVVDALIEAIGPERVGLRLSPYGTFNSMSGGAEPDIVAQYAYVLGELEKRAKAGNRLAFVHLVEPRVTNPLLDEGEGEYYEGTNDFAYSIWKGPIIRAGNYSLHPEVVREQVKDPRTLIGYGRFFISNPDLVSRLEEGLPLNKYDRSTFYTMSAEGYTDYPTYNEAVELGWDKN, from the coding sequence ATGCCATTTGTCAAAGATTTCGAGCCCGTCTCTCTAAGAGACACAAACCTGTTTGAACCAATTAAGATTGGTAACACCCTGCTCCCACACCGTGTGGTTATGGCTCCATTGACCAGAATGAGGGCTACCCATCCCGGTAATGTTCCAAATAAGGAGTGGGCCGCCGTGTATTATGGTCAGCGTGCGCAAAGGCCCGGTACCATGATCATCACGGAAGGTACGTTTATCTCCCCTCAAGCTGGTGGCTACGACAACGTCCCTGGGATTTGGTCAGACGAGCAGGTCGCTGAGTGGAAAAATATCTTTCGGGCCATCCATGATTGCCGGTCGTATGCCTGGGTACAACTTTGGTCTCTAGGTTGGGCATCCTTCCCAGACGTATTGGCCAGAGACGGGCTACGCTATGATTGTGCGTCTGACACAGTGCATATAAATGCCACGTTACAGGAAAAGGCCAATGAGGTGAATAATCCCGAGCACAGCTTGACCAAAGATGACATTAAACAGTATGTCAAGGATTATATCCATACTGCTAAGAATTCTATCGCAGCTGGCGCCGATGGCGTAGAGATTCATAGCGCGAATGGGTATTTGTTGAATCAGTTCTTGGATCCACATTCCAATAAGAGGACCGACGAATACGGTGGGACGATTGAAAACAGGGCCCGCTTTACACTGGAGGTCGTCGATGCTCTTATCGAGGCTATTGGCCCTGAACGGGTGGGTTTGAGGTTGTCGCCATACGGTACTTTCAACAGTATGTCTGGGGGTGCTGAACCAGATATTGTCGCCCAATATGCTTATGTTTTGGGTGAATTAGAGAAAAGGGCAAAAGCTGGTAACCGGTTGGCCTTTGTCCATCTCGTCGAGCCTCGTGTCACGAACCCATTGTTAGATGAAGGCGAAGGGGAATATTATGAGGGTACTAACGATTTTGCCTACTCTATCTGGAAGGGTCCTATCATTCGGGCCGGTAACTACTCTCTTCATCCAGAAGTGGTTAGAGAACAAGTAAAGGATCCCAGAACATTGATAGGCTATGGTAGATTCTTCATCTCTAACCCAGACTTAGTTAGCCGTTTGGAAGAAGGCCTGCCATTGAACAAATATGACAGAAGTACCTTCTACACCATGTCCGCGGAAGGCTATACTGACTACCCAACTTATAACGAGGCGGTAGAATTAGGCTGGGATAAGAACTGA
- the SPT14 gene encoding phosphatidylinositol N-acetylglucosaminyltransferase SPT14 (UDP-glycosyltransferase subunit of the GPI-GnT complex~similar to YPL175W) gives MGFNIAMLCDFFYPQLGGVEFHIYHLSQKLIDLGHSVIIITHAYKDRVGVRHLTNGLKVYHVPFFVIFRETTFPTVFSTFPIIRNILLREQIQIVHSHGSASTFAHEGILHANTMGLRTVFTDHSLYGFNNLTSIWVNKLLTFTLTNIDRVICVSNTCKENMIVRTELKPDIISVIPNAVVSEDFKPRDPTDGTKRRQGREKIVIVVIGRLFPNKGSDLLTRIIPKVCSSHEDVEFIVAGDGPKFIDFQQMIESHRLQKRVQLLGSVPHEKVSDVLCQGDIYLHASLTEAFGTILVEAASCNLLIVTTQVGGIPEVLPNEMTVYAEQTSVSDLVQATNKAINIIRSKTLDTSSFHDSVSKMYDWMDVAKRTVDIYTDISSTSSTDDKDWMKMVANLYKRDGIWAKHLYLLCGIVEYMLFFLLEWLYPRDEIDLAPKWPKKTISDKEKEARET, from the exons aTGGGCTTTAATATAGC GATGCTGTGcgactttttttatccaCAGTTAGGTGGAGTGGAATTCCATATATATCATTTATCGCAAAAGCTAATAGATTTGGGTCATTCTGTCATCATTATAACTCACGCCTACAAAGATCGAGTCGGCGTACGACATCTTACCAATGGTTTGAAAGTCTACCACGTACCATTTTTTGTGATTTTCAGAGAAACTACCTTTCCCActgttttttcaacatttccgataataagaaatattcTTCTCAGAGAGCAGATCCAAATTGTTCATTCTCATGGCAGTGCTTCCACCTTCGCTCACGAAGGAATTCTTCATGCTAATACTATGGGACTGAGAACTGTGTTCACAGACCATTCACTGTACGGTTTTAATAATTTAACGTCGATTTGGGTGAATAAGTTATTGACATTCACCTTGACAAACATAGACAGAGTTATATGTGTTTCTAATAcatgcaaagaaaatatgattGTCCGAACAGAATTAAAACCTGATATAATATCTGTAATTCCCAACGCAGTGGTGAGTGAAGATTTCAAGCCAAGAGACCCTACCGATGGCACCAAGAGAAGACAAGGCAGGGAAAAGATAGTGATTGTAGTTATTGGAAGGCTCTTCCCAAACAAAGGGTCCGATTTGCTTACTCGTATAATTCCGAAAGTCTGTTCCTCACATGAAGATGTAGAATTTATAGTTGCGGGCGATGGTCCAAAGTTTATTGATTTTCAGCAAATGATTGAAAGTCACAGACTACAGAAACGTGTGCAACTCCTGGGTTCTGTTCCACACGAGAAAGTCAGTGATGTACTGTGTCAAGGTGACATCTATTTACACGCTAGTTTAACAGAAGCATTTGGTACAATTCTAGTCGAGGCTGCATCTTGCAATTTGCTGATTGTAACGACGCAGGTCGGAGGCATTCCCGAGGTGTTACCCAATGAGATGACTGTTTACGCAGAGCAGACATCGGTTTCTGACCTTGTCCAAGCAACAAATAAAGCTATTAATATAATAAGAAGTAAAACTTTGGAcacttcttcttttcatgaTAGTGTGTCTAAAATGTACGACTGGATGGATGTAGCCAAAAGGACAGTTGACATATACACTGATATCtcttctacttcttctACAGATGATAAAGATtggatgaaaatggtaGCGAATCTTTACAAAAGGGACGGAATCTGGGCGAAACATCTTTATCTGTTATGTGGCATTGTAGAATACatgctattttttcttttagagTGGCTATACCCGAGAGATGAAATTGATCTAGCTCCAAAATGGCCCAAGAAAACAATCTCCgacaaggaaaaggaagcaAGAGAAACATGA
- the COX10 gene encoding protoheme IX farnesyltransferase (Heme A:farnesyltransferase~similar to YPL172C): protein MSYFPRTCAPLMRNVLAHNKGNIYLQISTQLHDTSIKIGFNGVRYISRNHGGKQQHINTAPIEFTPNFGYGDRAPNCNKKVGSTAIKTLRCTDDISNSSESDISNDSSAQLPFNVKLVDPRVRKSKRPSHATSEGLDLKTLKKKIIMPYLQLTKPRLTILVMLSAICSYALSPYPASVSELLCLTVGTTLCSGSANAINMGREPEFDRQMVRTQARPVVRGDVTPTQAFEFAALIGTLGVSILYFGVNPTVAILGASNIALYGWAYTSMKRKHIINTWLGALVGTVPPLMGWAAASPLSHPGSWCLAGLLFAWQFPHFNTLSHNIRNEYKNAGYVMTAWKNPLLNARVSLRYSILMFPLCFGLSYFNITDWYYQIDSGLINAWLTFWAFKFYWQQRINYSSKTLKDNVKFNKGLSVANIYARKTFMASVLHLPAILILAIIHKKGRWDWIYPGEAKRPQERF, encoded by the coding sequence ATGAGTTACTTTCCTCGAACATGTGCTCCTTTGATGAGAAATGTTCTTGCTCATAATAAAGGAAATATATATCTACAAATTAGTACACAGCTACATGATACCTCGATAAAAATCGGATTTAATGGGGTTCGTTATATTAGTCGCAATCATGGCGGGAAACAACAACATATAAACACTGCGCCGATAGAATTCACTCCCAATTTTGGGTATGGTGATAGAGCTCCTAATTGCAACAAAAAGGTTGGGTCGACTGCCATAAAGACTCTAAGGTGCACAGATGACATTTCAAACTCATCTGAAAGTGACATTTCAAACGATTCAAGCGCTCAGCTGCCATTCAATGTCAAGCTTGTGGACCCAAGGGtaagaaaatcaaagagaCCATCTCATGCAACCAGCGAAGGGCTGGATCTGAAAactttaaagaagaagataattaTGCCATATCTTCAGTTGACCAAGCCTCGACTCACCATCCTAGTGATGTTAAGTGCTATCTGTTCGTATGCGCTTTCTCCATACCCAGCCTCAGTCAGTGAATTGTTATGTCTAACAGTAGGTACTACTCTGTGTTCCGGTTCTGCAAACGCTATAAATATGGGCAGAGAACCAGAATTTGATAGACAAATGGTGAGAACTCAGGCGAGGCCCGTTGTTAGGGGTGATGTTACACCTACCCAGGCGTTCGAATTTGCTGCACTTATCGGAACATTGGGAGTATCTATCTTGTACTTTGGTGTTAATCCTACCGTTGCTATTCTTGGCGCCTCAAATATCGCGTTATATGGCTGGGCCTATACGTCtatgaaaagaaagcataTCATCAATACATGGCTAGGCGCTCTAGTAGGAACTGTTCCTCCTCTAATGGGATGGGCGGCAGCAAGTCCCCTTTCCCATCCGGGATCTTGGTGCCTTGCTGGTTTACTGTTCGCTTGGCAATTCCCACACTTCAATACGTTAAGTCATAACATCCGAAatgaatacaaaaatgCCGGATATGTCATGACTGCATGGAAAAATCCGTTGCTAAATGCCCGTGTCTCGTTGAGATACTCTATACTAATGTTTCCTTTATGTTTCGGATTATCTTATTTCAATATCACAGATTGGTATTATCAAATAGATTCCGGACTTATAAATGCGTGGTTAACGTTCTGGGCTTTCAAGTTTTATTGGCAACAAAGAATTAACTATTCCTCGAAAACATTAAAAGATAACGTTAAGTTTAATAAAGGCTTGAGTGTAGCTAACATCTATGCAAGGAAAACGTTCATGGCTAGTGTATTACACCTACCGGCAATTCTAATACTAGCCATTATACATAAAAAAGGCCGCTGGGATTGGATATATCCTGGTGAGGCAAAGCGGCCGCAGGAACGATTTTAG
- the NIP100 gene encoding Nip100p (Large subunit of the dynactin complex~similar to YPL174C), producing MRNNANVQVEAHMRDISLQDIVLVNEMKGRVKFIGETKFAKGIWYGIELDKPLGKNDGSVSGTRYFDIDVKKANLNGGYYGLFCRRDTLRFYKPTGDEHSSPNGNTAQETIKKLQVECESLTFELNRRKIENHELKIAAENLSISETDLLSKTSDLDKLVKKLKMENGNMKIHLENFNKMLDVPNDAMARDLDKDTLQERNCLLQGLLEQTKLSYDKAMKMQEDLLEENTQLLEENAVLSKKVSDLGLQLQQTNNTIGDLVLQIEAQSKSSNIVDRLTNDNILLTSNIKALNSELEELHVKEELEENLRITYEQLEQELRLQLSNLQSALENKKELADTYIEENERLKATLESFEEKATHKSQSLELKVNTLQEELYQNKLLKNFYQIYEPFTQSHLQALSSQLQYLAEVIESENFGNLENIQIYTILKVLSSISYTLHIHSMENASDHLEETLQCFKVNIAPISMWLSEFLQRKFSSKQETAFSICHFLDENKYLDKDVTLILKILYPIFETTVPKLLAFFRASSNLGDDDTLCFIGSLYEMSFSFAARIDKFIVNKQVSIPDNSLLLTPSCNINSSSILMTFFSGPLFFPQEYKRICSLKKLKAFFEGVEVLLENIIISTEQPKQPSISSASESNNKDSNFLNSLVSDHLNEENIRLKEVLLQKENVLTELETKIKIFMGRDSERKTLEQSVKTLQVELNNKIEENCGKSEMLNKLKEENANLLNRLKNMELSLYQIKDNSKLNKIYLDREKVDRVNLVSEIMELKETIKRRIKEHKQVRIDFSWLDEFPTMENKQSSKGHLYRSLNTLEIEMVNFMSTSRILDMKLDRSLTEDELWHENDRSYIAYLKRKRKNIRIKSQNTFTYNK from the coding sequence ATGCGAAACAATGCAAATGTTCAAGTTGAGGCTCATATGCGAGATATAAGCTTACAAGACATCGTTTTAGTCAACGAGATGAAGGGACGAGTGAAGTTCATTGGAGAAACAAAATTTGCAAAAGGCATATGGTATGGTATTGAACTGGATAAGCCTTTAGGAAAGAATGATGGAAGCGTTAGCGGTACTCGTTACTTTGATATCGACGTGAAGAAAGCTAATTTAAATGGTGGCTATTACGGTCTTTTCTGCAGGAGAGATACGCTGCGATTCTATAAACCAACCGGCGATGAGCATAGTTCGCCAAATGGTAACACAGCGCaagaaacaataaaaaaacttcaagTAGAATGCGAATCATTGACGTTCGAATtaaatagaagaaaaatagaaaaccATGAGCTGAAAATTGCCGCTGAAAACCTGAGTATAAGTGAAACTGATCTATTGTCTAAAACTTCAGATTTGGATAAACTagtcaaaaaattgaaaatggaaaatggTAACATGAAAATTCAtttagaaaatttcaataagATGTTAGATGTTCCAAATGATGCAATGGCGCGAGATCTCGACAAAGACACTTTGCAGGAAAGGAACTGCCTTCTTCAAGGATTGCTCGAACAAACAAAGTTGTCATATGATAAAGCTATGAAAATGCAGGAGGACCTACTCGAAGAAAATACTCAGTTGTTGGAAGAGAATGCAGtattatcaaaaaaggTATCAGATCTAGGTCTGCAATTGCAACAGACCAATAACACGATCGGCGACCTTGTCCTACAGATTGAAGCCCAAAGTAAATCATCTAATATTGTTGATAGATTGACGaatgataatattttaCTTACAAGTAATATTAAGGCTCTAAACAGTGAGTTGGAGGAACTACAcgtaaaagaagaattggaagaaaatttaagaaTTACGTATGAGCAACTCGAGCAAGAATTGAGACTACAATTAAGTAATTTACAATCTGCGTTAGAGAATAAAAAGGAGCTAGCAGATACGTACatcgaagaaaatgaaagattAAAAGCAACATTGgaatcttttgaagaaaaggcaaCTCACAAATCCCAAAGTCTTGAATTAAAAGTGAATACCTTACAGGAGGAATTATATCAAAAtaaattgttgaaaaacttttatCAAATATATGAGCCATTTACACAGTCACATTTACAGGCTCTTTCCTCTCAATTGCAATATTTGGCCGAAGTAATCgaaagtgaaaattttggaaatttggagaatattcaaatttacACTATTTTAAAGGTGTTGAGCTCTATTAGTTATACGCTTCATATTCATTCAATGGAAAATGCCTCTGATCACCTAGAAGAAACATTACAATGTTTCAAAGTAAATATTGCCCCAATTTCGATGTGGCTAAGCGAGTTCTTGCAacgaaaattttcttcaaaacaAGAAACCGCCTTTTCCATTTGCCACTTTTTAGATGAGAATAAGTATCTGGATAAAGACGTGACCTTGATACTAAAAATACTTtatccaatttttgaaacaacTGTTCCGAAACTGTTGGCTTTTTTTAGAGCAAGCAGCAATTTGGGTGACGATGATACGCTGTGCTTTATTGGTTCCCTTTACGAGAtgtcattttcatttgctGCCAGAATCGATAAATTTATCGTAAATAAACAAGTTTCGATACCAGACAATAGTCTGCTTTTAACTCCTTCTTGCAATATAAACTCGTCCTCTATCTtgatgacatttttttcaggcCCACTGTTTTTTCCACAAGAATATAAACGtatttgttctttaaaaaaactaaaggcattttttgaaggagTAGAGGTTCTCCTTGAAAACATAATTATATCTACTGAACAACCAAAACAACCATCGATTAGTTCAGCGAGTGAATCGAACAATAAGGATAGCAATTTTTTAAACTCGTTAGTAAGCGATCACTTGaatgaagagaatattCGTCTCAAAGAGGTATTGcttcaaaaggaaaatgtgCTAACTGAATTGGaaacgaaaataaaaatttttatgGGGAGAGATTCGGAGAGGAAAACTCTCGAACAGAGTGTTAAAACCCTCCAAGTAGAGctaaataacaaaattgaagaaaactgTGGCAAATCAGAAATGCTTAATAAgctaaaagaagaaaatgcgAACCTACTGAACCGTTTGAAGAATATGGAGCTCAGTCTGTATCAGATAAAGGATAATAGTAAgttgaataaaatatatttaGACAGAGAGAAGGTAGATAGGGTAAACTTAGTTTCTGAAATTATGGAGTTGAAAGAAACCATAAAAAGACGAATAAAAGAGCATAAACAAGTGAGGATCGACTTCAGCTGGCTAGACGAGTTTCCAACTatggaaaataaacaatCATCTAAAGGACACCTCTACCGCAGTTTAAACACCCTGGAAATAGAAATGGTCAACTTTATGAGTACATCACGGATTTTAGATATGAAGCTTGATCGATCTCTGACAGAAGATGAATTATGGCATGAAAACGACCGTTCTTACATCGCGTATTTAAAACGCAAGAGGAAAAATATACGAATTAAATCACAGAATACTTTTACCTATAACAAATGA
- the MRPL40 gene encoding mitochondrial 54S ribosomal protein uL24m (Mitochondrial ribosomal protein of the large subunit~similar to YPL173W), which produces MSGSYQHLSNVGSRVMKRLGNRPKNFLPHSEKFIKRSTPEFMKSDLKEVDEKTSFKSEREWKFLPGDRVVVMSGTSKGNIAVIKSFDKRTNAFILDENGPTKTVPVPKQFWLEGQTSHMITIPISILGKDLRLVADIDDEKAPGKTRTVAVRDVFFNGSYYDADYKKVMPYRCVKGQPDLVIPWPKPDSIDVQTDLATDPAIAREQTFWVDSVVRSPIPKKAIPSIRNPHSKYKRGTLTAKDIAKLVAPQMPLTEVRKSYLAEKKELAERQIPKLTEEDMEAIGVRVFEFLEKQKRE; this is translated from the coding sequence ATGTCTGGAAGCTATCAACATTTATCAAACGTTGGATCACGTGTTATGAAAAGGTTAGGAAATCGACCCAAAAACTTTCTCCCTCATAGTGAAAAGTTTATCAAGAGGTCTACTCCTGAGTTCATGAAGTCAGATTTGAAGGAAGTAGATGAGAAAACTAGTTTCAAGAGTGAAAGAGAATGGAAGTTCTTACCTGGAGACAGAGTAGTAGTAATGAGCGGGACTTCCAAGGGAAATATAGCTGTAATTAAATCTTTCGataaaagaacaaatgCGTTTATATTAGATGAGAATGGGCCTACAAAAACTGTTCCAGTTCCTAAGCAATTCTGGCTTGAAGGCCAAACATCCCACATGATTACAAttccaatttcaattttggGAAAGGATTTAAGATTAGTTGctgatattgatgatgaaaaagcCCCAGGAAAGACAAGAACGGTGGCAGTAAGagatgttttcttcaatggtTCTTACTATGATGCAGACTACAAAAAGGTAATGCCATACAGATGTGTAAAAGGTCAACCAGACTTGGTCATTCCATGGCCTAAACCAGATTCAATTGATGTGCAAACGGACTTGGCCACTGATCCTGCAATTGCCAGGGAGCAAACATTTTGGGTTGATTCTGTAGTGAGAAGCCCTATTCCGAAAAAGGCAATACCAAGTATTCGCAATCCTCATTCTAAGTATAAAAGGGGTACCTTGACAGCGAAAGATATAGCTAAGCTGGTTGCACCTCAAATGCCTCTAACAGAGGTAAGGAAAAGCTATTtggcagaaaaaaaggagtTGGCTGAAAGACAAATACCAAAATTAACTGAAGAGGATATGGAAGCTATTGGAGTGAGGGTTTTTGAGTTCttggaaaaacaaaaaagagaataa
- the TRE1 gene encoding Tre1p (Transferrin receptor-like protein~similar to YPL176C), with product MVNTRGYTAVPNIEGPTSNSQYDLNAQELEPNMGMPSEPPLYVEEMRMEEPQAPEAFSEKVQRFRMCFENNVVIPVKENVVDPLAQMISLVSEKFDLFLSKIGNVMVMRRIFYIVMMSIIAALIIASDRLPNGKARGSNGSFSDHDLLLQYARKSIDLSKIERDLEYISSMPHMSGTSGDVAIRHYIKESFDKNGIRLAGEEEFMAYSNYPGNASLHVYPKDDTEGFDIPLNEENFNPMSHNGHLRNTAVIYANKASLDDMASLQDQGLLDGDFILLVHYGDYVFQQMLTAQEYGAKAVIFISEPHEDNKNVVQMKSVALPQYGTGDALTPEWEGSIRDPIDASEAKYLPKIPSIPISTNQGEKILATLSDTGVKFSNNLFSGSLNDCRLDLLVQTAIRERHPVHDIVGKIEGSEQAGRAIVIAAPRNSVSYGATYPSFGTVILLSLIQLYQEMVYKFDWKPLRNIYFISFGGSEFNEAGATELMEKRRAALKSEVYAMIDVGQIGIWDDSNDLDIQCHPLLADLFQKNTTSRKFNVKVDNVHQFGDWTPYLAQGIPVAIISSPRVMNREYPIDTVEDKFDVLKDILRDKKKGEILSDVMLYLVEKSLELIDDPFIPFSISNYVDFLSSTLKELQKECSNTVNFEEVFSGTTLWKNTKLQFEKWKSEWTDLMYGAGTYIEPTIIAINRWSWNYLLSQIGVAQCLEEGLLDRAFYKNVIFGPKLRLDKGDPLRSWTFPEIRDSIATKDWSSVQAQVNTLGTILQNSARYFLENKNLHGINTNEF from the coding sequence ATGGTAAATACTAGGGGCTACACTGCCGTTCCGAATATTGAAGGACCAACTAGTAACTCACAATATGATCTAAACGCGCAGGAACTTGAGCCGAATATGGGAATGCCATCAGAACCCCCACTGTATGTGGAAGAGATGAGGATGGAAGAACCGCAAGCCCCAGAAGCCTTTAGTGAGAAAGTCCAACGGTTTAGAATgtgttttgaaaataacGTGGTGATACCAGTCAAGGAGAATGTTGTGGATCCACTAGCGCAAATGATTTCCCTGGtctctgaaaaatttgatttgttCTTGAGTAAAATAGGTAATGTTATGGTAATGAGgagaatattttatattgtGATGATGTCCATCATTGCAGCTTTAATTATTGCGAGTGATAGACTACCCAATGGAAAAGCTCGAGGTTCGAATGGCTCATTCTCTGACCACGACCTCCTTTTACAATATGCTAGGAAATCGATAGACCTTTCAAAGATAGAAAGAGATTTAGAATATATCAGCAGTATGCCCCACATGTCAGGAACAAGTGGAGACGTTGCCATTCGGCATTATATTAAGGAGTCCTTCGACAAAAATGGTATAAGGCTAGCTGGGGAAGAGGAGTTCATGGCGTATTCGAATTACCCAGGAAATGCTTCATTACATGTATATCCAAAGGATGATACAGAGGGGTTTGATATTCCattaaatgaagaaaattttaaccCAATGAGTCACAATGGTCACTTAAGAAACACAGCGGTGATTTATGCCAATAAAGCATCGTTGGACGATATGGCTTCTTTGCAAGATCAAGGACTTTTAGACGGTGACTTTATTTTACTAGTACATTATGGAGATTATGTTTTCCAGCAAATGTTGACTGCTCAAGAATATGGTGCCAAAGCGGTTATCTTTATTTCCGAGCCTCATGAAGACAACAAAAATGTGGTACAAATGAAATCAGTTGCGTTGCCACAATACGGTACTGGTGATGCACTTACACCTGAGTGGGAAGGATCCATAAGAGACCCTATCGATGCTTCCGAAGCCAAGTACTTGCCCAAAATTCCATCCATACCGATATCTACCAACCAAGGGGAAAAAATACTAGCTACATTATCTGATACCGGCGTGAAGTTTTCTAATAATTTATTTAGCGGTTCGCTTAACGATTGTCGACTTGACCTACTAGTGCAAACAGCAATTAGGGAACGCCACCCGGTTCACGATATAGTTGGTAAAATTGAAGGATCGGAACAAGCAGGCAGGGCAATTGTTATTGCTGCACCAAGGAACTCTGTTAGCTATGGCGCTACGTATCCTTCTTTCGGTACTGTTATCTTATTATCTCTGATCCAACTATATCAAGAAATGGTTTACAAATTTGACTGGAAGCCTTTAAGAAACATATATTTCATCTCCTTTGGAGGCTCCGAATTTAATGAAGCAGGAGCCACAGAGTTGatggaaaagagaagagCGGCATTGAAAAGTGAAGTATACGCCATGATTGATGTCGGTCAGATTGGTATATGGGATGACAGTAACGATTTAGATATACAATGTCATCCGCTACTAGCAgatctttttcaaaagaatacGACGAGCCGTAAATTTAACGTTAAAGTGGATAACGTTCACCAGTTTGGTGACTGGACACCGTATCTAGCGCAAGGGATCCCAGTTGCAATCATTTCATCCCCAAGGGTTATGAATAGAGAATATCCGATCGACACAGTAGAAGACAAATTCGATGTCCTCAAAGATATACTAAGagacaagaagaagggAGAGATACTTTCTGATGTAATGTTATATCTTGTCGAAAAATCACTTGAACTTATTGATGATCCATTCATCCCGTTCAGTATATCGAATTACGtagattttctttcaagCACCTTAAAAGAACTCCAGAAAGAATGTTCCAATACTGTAAACTTTGAGGAAGTCTTTTCAGGTACGACATTATGGAAAAACACTAAATTGCAGTTCGAAAAATGGAAAAGCGAATGGACCGATCTTATGTATGGAGCCGGCACATATATAGAGCCCACCATCATTGCCATTAACCGCTGGTCATGGAACTACCTACTTTCTCAAATTGGTGTTGCCCAATGTTTGGAGGAAGGATTATTGGATAGGGCATTTTACAAGAACGTTATTTTCGGGCCAAAACTCCGGCTCGACAAAGGCGATCCACTTCGTTCATGGACTTTCCCTGAAATAAGGGACTCTATTGCAACTAAGGACTGGAGTTCTGTGCAGGCTCAAGTTAACACACTGGGCacaattttacaaaattcGGCACgctattttcttgaaaataaaaacctTCATGGAATAAATACGAACGAATTCTAA